A region of the Denitrificimonas caeni genome:
GCGGGTGATATTTCTAAGTATTACGATGATTTGATTCACTACAGCATGCTCTACAGCAAATGCGGCCCTGGCACCCATACGCTCAACGGCAAAACCTATGAAATAGACTTGTTTGAACTCAAGCGCAAGCTGTACCTGTGCATGATGAGTGTGAACGTGCTCGAAGCCATTCGTTTCTATGTCAGCTTTGCTTGTTCGTTTGCCTTTGCTGAACGCCGCCTAATGGAAGGTAACGCAAAAATCATTCGTCTGATTGCCCGTGATGAAGCCTTGCACATGACCGGCACCCAGCACATTTTAAATATCATGCAAGACGGTCATGACGACCCGCAAATGGCTGAGGTTGCTCGCTCCTGCTACGAAGAAAGTGTGGAAATCTTCAGACATGCCGCGCAGCAAGAAAAAGAATGGGCCGCATACCTATTTAAAGATGGGTCGATGATTGGTTTAAACCAAGGCATTCTCAATCAGTACATTGAGTACATCACCAACCTGCGGATGCACGCGGTGGGCCTTGAGCCAATCTTTAGCAATGCTTCGCACAACCCCATCCCTTGGATTAACGCATGGCTGGTGTCTGATAACGTCCAAGTTGCGCCACAAGAAGTTGAGGTCAGTTCATACTTGGTTGGTCAGATCAACTCTGCAGTCTCCGCGGAAGATTTAGGCGATTTTGAGCTTTAAATGGATACACGTATACAAGTCATCACTGAAGATTTAATTTTCAAACTTGATGAATCTGAAACCTTGCTTGAAGGCTTAGAGCGCACCGGTCATCAGGTGGAATACCAGTGCCGCAGCGGTTACTGTGGCGCTTGCCGCGTGACTCTACGCTCAGGGAGTGTTGACTACATCAACACTCCACTGGCCTACCTGCGCCAAGACGAAATCCTCCCCTGCTGCTGCCGCGCGCTTGAGCCTTTGGTGGTTAAAGTAAGCCTCAAGAGCAAGTTCAGCGCGTGATCTTTAATATAGCAGGGGAACACATTGCCCCATGAAAGATACGCCTAAATATGATGCGCCCGCCTCTGAAACTGAATACCAACCAAAATCTGGTAATGCAGTTCTCAGGAATACGTTAGGTATTACCGAACCTACCGAGATGAATGATGTTGAGTCTGAGCTTTTATTAAAGCTGTATGAGAAAATCTTTATTCAAGGTGCTGATATTGAGCAACTGCAAGTAGATACCATTCTTAGCTGGCATAACCAATGGTTAGCAAATATCTACCCCGCATGGGCAGGTAAGCTGCGATCAACAAATATAAGCAAAGATGGATTTACTTTTGCGTCGGCGAATCAATTAGAAAAGTTACTGACTACTTTCAGTGGTGCTTTTTTAGCTGAGTTTGAATCGTTACCATCAATGCCTCGCCAAAGTATTGTTGATTTCTTAGCCAAGTCTCATGTGGAGTTTATTCTAATCCATCCCTTTCGAGAGGGTAATGGCAGAATATCGAGACTTTTAATCGACGTAATGGCTGAAAAAGCTGGATATGGTGTTTTAGATTATAAACTTTGGGATGAACATAAAGAGTTTTATATTCGTTCAATCCAGGCAGGAGTAAATGGCGATTATCAATATATGGCCAGACTCATAGATGATATTCTGCCTGTTGACTAGAGCGCCAATGAAAGAGTCTGGTATTTTTTACGGTTTTCTTTTAACTTTTTTTCCACAATTTTTGTGGGGATGCCTGTTTCAATAGCTGTTGAGCTGGCTACTGAGCGGTAAATCATATCGAGGGTGACTTTTTTACTTTCTTCGCGCTTATTCATTAAGAACTCCAGATCGTATCGTTCAGAATAATGACACAATTTTAGCATAAAAAACACATCGGTGCCCGTGAGTCACAGCACTGCTCATTAAGATTTAAAAAACCGCTACTATAGGGCATACAAACCCAATGAACACAGTAAACCGCCGCTTTTCCGTTGCCCCGATGATGGACTGGACCACTCCTGAATGCCGCTACTTTTTGCGGCTGATTTCTAAGCGTGCGCTGCTCTATACCGAGATGGTGACTACCGGTGCGATTCTCTATGGCGATAGCGCGCGTTTTTTGCGCCATGACCAATCTGAGCATCCCCTTGCATTGCAATTAGGCGGCAGCAATCCGGCAGATTTAGCGACTTGTACTAAGATGGCAGCAGCGGCAGGTTTTGATGAAGTGAATCTCAATGTTGGCTGCCCCAGTGACCGTGTGCAAAACAACATGATCGGTGCCTGCTTAATGGCGCACCCACAGTTGGTCGCTGATTGCGTCAGGCAGATGCAGGATGGCGTCGACATTCCAGTTACGGTCAAACACCGCATTGGTATCAATGGCCGTGACAGCTATGCCCAGCTGTGTGATTTTGTCGGTACGGTACGTGATGCCGGCTGCACCAGCTTTACTGTGCACGCGCGGATTGCCATTTTGGAAGGCTTATCTCCGAAAGAAAACCGCGATATTCCACCGCTGCGCTACGACATTGCGGCGCAACTTAAAACGGATTTTCCAGACTTAGAAATCATTCTCAATGGCGGCATTAAAACCCTTGAGCAATGCACCGAGCACTTACAAACCTTTGATGGCGTGATGCTCGGTCGTGAGGCTTACCATAATCCCTGGCTGCTTCGTAACGTTGACCATCAACTGTTTGGTGATGCGCAGCGCGAGATTTCTCGTACAGAAGTTCTGCAGCAACTGCGCCCTTACCTACTCCAATATATGGAGCAAGGCGGCAAAGCAACCCATGTTACACGGCATATTTTAGGTCTAGCGCAAGGCTTCCCAGGCGCGCGACGTTTTCGTCAGCTCTTATCTGCGGACATCTATAAAACAGACGACCCTATTCAGATCTTTGACCAAGCTGTAATCGGCCTTGAGGGCCGCTAATCACTTTAAAACAATTGCATCTAATTAAACTCTCGGCTATGTTCTGTGCACCTTTTTATGCCTAAATTATAGCGACGGCCATGACCTCAAAACTCGAACAACTTAAACGTTACACTACTGTGGTTGCCGATACCGGTGACCTCGACGCCATTTCCCGCTTGCAGCCGGTAGATGCCACAACCAACCCATCATTATTGCTAAAAGCAGCTACTTTTCCACGTTACGCACGCATGATGGCGCAAATTCAACAAGAGTTTCATGGCAACCCTGAGGCCGCCTGCGAGCAATTTGCAGTTGCTGTGGGCAAAGAAATTTTATCGCACATTCCAGGTCGCATCTCTACCGAAGTGGATGCCCGCCTATCCTTTGATGAGCAAGCCACCTACGAATCAGCCTTGCGCCTAATTGACCGTTACGAATTGCTTGGAATTGATCGCCAGCGGGTGTTAATTAAAATTGCCGCAACTTGGGAAGGGATTCAAGCCGCACGACGCTTAGAAAAACTTAACATCCAAACCAACCTCACTTTGCTTTTTTCATTTGCTCAGGCCGCTGCTTGTGCTGATGCTGGGGTTTACTTGATCTCGCCTTTTGTTGGCCGTATTTATGACTGGTATAAAAAGTCGCACAACCGTGACTACACTGGGTTTGAAGACCCCGGCGTACAATCAGTATCGCGTATTTATCGCTACTACAAAGGCAACAACTACCAAACCGTAGTCATGGGTGCGAGTTTTCGTAATCTAGGGCAAATTGAAGCCTTAGCCGGTTGCGACCGCCTCACCATTAGCCCCGAACTACTAGAGCAGCTCAGTAATACACAAGGACCTTTAGAGCGTCACCTGCATACCGACAACCCACCTGTCGAGCGCAGTTTTATTGACGAACAAAGTTTCCGTTGGGCACACAATGAAGATGCCATGGCAACTGAAAAGCTGGCCGAAGGGATTCGTGCATTCGCCCACGATCAAGAAAAACTAGAAAAGCTGTTTCGCTAAATACTGTTAGGGCTGTTAGGGCTGTAATAAGGGATATTGCGGGCGCGGGGCTTGCTAGGTGATAATTTTTGCATTTGCCATTTGCGAGCCAGCGGCCCGCGCTCCCATAGCTCCCAGAGCGCCAAGCAGCAGATTGCCAACGCATCCAAGTTGGGGATTACGCGCTGGAGCTTTCTAAAGCACTGACCAAGTCACGAAACTCATCGCGATTGGACTGATTTAAACTCATTAAAATACGATGCGCCTCTAACACCCGCGCTTTAACCAGCTCTTCTGACTGATCCTGCTCAGGCAGATCATCCAAGCATTCAGGACAAGGTGTAGCGGTGTGTACTAAATTGAATACCTGATTAAACCCCATGGACTCAAGCACACGACTCACATCAGGATTGGTGCTGGCCAAGGTTGGCAGCATGCCGTACTTTCGTTTCGATAAAATCGAAAGCTTAGCCAACAAGCCCAAAGTGGTGCTGTCGATGCTGATCACCTCTGTTAAATCAATCACAATTGACTTAAACGCGTGAGTTTTCAGAATTTTCTCGATTACTTCATTCAGCGCTGAGCAAAAGGTTAACCGCACCTCGCCTATGCACTTTAAAATAAAGGTGTCACCGTATTCAGCACACTGAATTTTACCATCACTCATGCAAGATTCCTGCTCAGCACCAGCATGGCGATATCATCAGGCATATTGCTGCAGTTAGCTAGCCCAAGGCGCTGCACTATCTGCGCATACTCACCTTGCGCAGCACTAATTAACGCCGGTAAAGCTGCCTCACTGCCAACCAAACTGTCTTGTGGCTGCACATCAAAAATACCGTCGGAGAACAGGCTCAGACTAAAAGCCTGGGGCAGTTGCAACTGCTCATCAACATAACTGACCTGCTCAAACATACCCACTGGCTGCCCTTGTCCAGCTAAGAACTCAGCATGCCCAGCACTGTATAAAATGGGGGACGGTAAGTGCCCAGCAGCACTCCACTGCAACGTGTTTTCTTGGGTATTAATAATCATACAAATAAGGGTGATATGTCGGTCTGAGTCATAAGTGAGCAAACGCTGATTCAAATAGGTCAGCATCGATGCCGGGGTAATCTCTTCTGCAAGACCTGCAGTAAAGCTATAACTGCGCACAATACTTTTCAGTAGCATACTGATCAATGCTGCCGCAGTACCGCTGCCTGCTACATCCGCTAAGTAGAGCAAGATGCGCCCGTCGGGCAACTCAAAGTAGTCCAGTGAGTCACCGGTCAAGTACAGCGCAGGAACCACACAGTGCTCAAACGTCAGGCCTTGCGCCTGCCAAGGTGTTTGTGGGCGCAACTGCTGCTGTAAGTGTTTGCCAGCAAGCTGATCAGTCAGCAGTAACGCCTGCTGTTTTTGCAGTAAGAGCAACTCTTCTGAGTCTGCAGCAGAGTTGTGTTGTCTTTCAAGAGAATCCATTACTTATCAATCGTAAATAGTGTTTAGGGGCAAAAGGTACTCTCATCATTGCGCTGATTCAAGCACTCTATAGCTGAGCAGTTTTGGCTCGACCGTTCAGGCGCAAAAGCATTGCCTTACAGCGCCAATCAGCTATAACTAGACAGATGAAATTCAGCAGAAAATAGAAGTGCAACACATAAAGATAAAGCGGCTAGCGAACACTTTACATTTGCTTGAAGGCAGGCAGTTTTATTGTTTTTAAACAGAAAAAAGAGGCTTGCAGCTGTTAGCACTAAAGCCACTCAAAATTAACCACTGGGAGTTAAACCATGCATCATTACAGCGAAAAGCGTGATTTTATCCGTATGCGTGTCGAAACGCCGATAACACTGCAGAGCAACGGACAAATCTACCAAGGTATTTGCACTGATTTATCCAGCACTGGTATGCAAGTTGAATTGAATCAGCCTGCCACCTTTAGCCATGGGCAAGCAGTGCATGCCAGTATTGTTTCCACGCATCCGCAACTGCCAGGTCTTGAGGCCGAAGCCACCATCTTACGTGTCGAAACTCTCGATGATGGCCGCCTCGCCTTAGGTCTTAAAATCACGGCAATACGTTGACCCTAGAACACCACAGGCGCTCTAGAAATCATCGACAACATTGCCGTCGCGCACTCGAAACTCGCGATTTTGCAGGAAAGCATTCCTTACAAAACGGTATCTGTCACCGACAACAAAACGCTCAGAGGACAGCAGGCTCGCACGTGCATCCACTATATTTAAAGCCAGCATGCTGTTGCGCACCGGCACATCATTAATGGCTCGATAAGGCACGGTATAGCTGTCTGGGTATAACGCAACTGCATCACGCACGGTGCTTGGACCTAAGAACGGCAGCACCACATATGGCCCGCTTTTTACGCCCCAAGCCCCTAAGGTTTGACCGAAGTCTTCATCATTGCGCTGCAGCCCCATTTTAGTTGCCACATCAAAAACACCTAACAGACCAAAGGTGGTGTTAAAGAAAAAACGTGCCGTATCAACACCAGCATCACGCAATTTAAACTGGAGCAGGTTATTCGCGAGGTTACTCGTTTCACCGATATTACGGAAAAAGTTATGCACACCATCTTCAACAATATCTGGCGTAACTGCTTGATAACCTTTAGCCAACGGCTTTAATGTCCAGCGGTCCACAGTATCGTTAAAACGAAAAATAGCGCGGTTGGTACGCTCCCACGGGTCTTCGTTTTCACCAAACTCTTGCCACTCGTTATCCAAGTCAGTGAAATCTGTTTCTTGCGCCAGAGCAGTGCTCGGCAAACTCAGGCATCCAGCCACTAACATGCCGCTCAAAATGCCGCGCATGGATTTAGTTATAACAAGCCGCATAAAGCCCCCACTGTTTTATTCAACAGTCATTTGGAAAAATTTAATAAGCTGCGCAGTAACATCCACGCAGCTCTTAGATAACCTTTTACTGATCAGCAAAACGCCAACCAGTGCCGTCTTTACCATCTTCTAGCACAATACCTAAAGCGGTTAGCTCATCACGTATGCGGTCCGACTCTGCCCAATCTTTGCTTTCGCGGGCAGCGATGCGTGCGGCAATCAAAGACTCAACCTGCGCGGCATCCACACGCTTCTCAGCACCGGCTTGCAAGAAAGCATCAGGCTGTAATTGCAAGATACCTAATACAGCGCCCAGCTCTTTGATGCGCGCGGCTAAACCTGCTGCAGCCTGTGGGTCTTGTTTATGCACACGGTTGACCTCACGGGCCATCTCAAACAAGATCGAGCACGCCTCTGGGGCATTAAAGTCGTCGTCCATGGCTTTGTTAAAGCGTTCAACATAAGTCTCTCCGCCCGCAGCAGGCACGCTCTCAACACCTTTAAATGTTTGGTAAAAGCGCTCTAACGCCGAACGAGCTTCACGCAAGTTGTCTTCCGAGTAATTGATCGGGCTGCGGTAATGGCTGGAGACCAAAAGATAACGCACCACTTCTGGATGGTATTTCTCCAGCACATCACGAATGGTGAAAAAATTACCCAAAGATTTGGACATTTTCTCGCCATCCACACGCACGGCTCCAGCATGCATCCATGTGGTTGCATACTGTTTACCTGTGGCAGCCTCGCTTTGCGCAATTTCATTCTCGTGGTGCGGGAATACCAAATCTGGCCCGCCACCATGAATATCAAAGCTATCGCCTAAGCAGCACGTGGACATCACTGAGCACTCAATGTGCCAGCCTGGACGGCCTTTACCCCATGGCGAATCCCAGCTTGGCTCGCCCGCCTTGGCGGATTTCCAGAGTACGAAGTCCAATGGGTCTTCTTTCGCTTCGTCCACTTCAATACGCGCACCGATTTTTAAATCGCTGATTTTACGGCGCGATAACTTACCGTAACCGGCAAACTTAGCTACGCGATAATAAACATCCCCATTGTCGGCTGCATAAGCAAAGCCTTTATCAATTAAGGTTTGGATCATCTTAAACATGCCATCAATATGCCCTGTAGCGCGGGGTTCTTGATCAGGCCGCAGGACATTTAAACGTCCCTCGTCTTCATGCATGGCAGCAATCATACGCTCAACCAGTTGCTCAAATGGCTCTCCATTTTCTTGCGCACGTTGAATGATCTTGTCATCAATATCAGTGATATTACGCACATAAGTGACATCATAACCACGATGACGTAACCAGCGCGTTACGACATCAAACGCCACCATGACGCGAGCATGGCCAATATGGCAGTAGTCGTACACGGTCATACCGCAGACATACATACGCACATGGTTGCCCTCTAAAGGCTGCAGCGGCTCTTTTTGTTTAGTTAGGGTGTTATAAATCGCTAAAGTCATGCTTTCCCCCATGAATCACGCAAAGTTACCGTGCGGTTAAAGACCAGCGCATCAGGCTTGCTATCGACGTTGTCTAAGCAAAAATACCCTTCACGTTCAAACTGAAAGCTCTCTCCAACCTGTGCTTGCAACAAAGAAGGCTCGGCACGACAACCCTTTAACACCACCAGTGACTCAGGGTTAATGTTATCCAAGAAGGATTCGCTGGTTTCACCCTCTACATCTTTATCTGGATTAGCGGTGCTAAATAGACGGTCATACAGGCGCACTTCGCACTCAACACTTTGCGCAGCTGGAACCCAGTGAATTACGCCTTTAACTTTACGGCCTTCCGGGTTTTTACCGAGCGTTTCTGGATCATAAGAGCAACGCAACTCGACAATATTACCCTCAGCATCACGAATAGCTTCATCCGCACGGATCACATAGCTACCACGCAAACGCACTTCCGTACCCGGCATTAAACGACGGTAACCCTTAGGTGGGTTTTCTTCGTAGTCACTGGCATCAATATAAATCTCGCGAGCAAACGGCAACTCACGCACCCCTTCATCACGCTTAGGGTGGCGCGGCAATTGCAGCATCAGCTCTTGGTCTTCTGGGTAATTGGTAATCACCACTTTAAGCGGTTTAAGCACGCACATCGCCCGCGTAGCGTTGTAATCCAGATCTTCACGAATACAGAACTCAAGCATGCTTAAATCGACAATACCACCCGCACGGTTGACCCCAATCATGTCGCAGAAATTACGAATGGATGCTGGGGTAAAACCGCGGCGACGGAAGCCGCTAATAGTCGACATGCGCGGATCATCCCAACCACTAACGTGTTGATCATCCACTAACTGTTTGAGCTTACGCTTACTGGTGATGGTGTAGTTCAAGTTAAGGCGAGCAAACTCATACTGACGCGGCTTAGCCGGCACTGGCAGCTGCTCTAAAAACCACTCATACAAAGGACGGTGATCTTCAAACTCTAGGGTACAGATCGAGTGAGTAATTAACTCAATGGCATCGGACTGACCGTGGGTAAAGTCATAACTTGGATAGATACACCAAGCATCACCGGTTTGGTGGTGATGGGCGTGACGAATACGGTACAAAATAGGATCACGCAAATTCATATTGGGTGAAGCCATATCTATTTTGGCGCGCAAAGCACAGGTGCCATCAGGAAACTCACCGGCACGCATACGCGTCAGCAAATCTAAGTTCTCGCTGACACTGCGCTCACGAAACGGACTGTTTTTACCCGGCTCAGTCAAACTGCCACGGTATTCACGGGCTTGCTCGGGAGACAAATCACACACATAGGCTTTGCCTTGCTCAACCAAATACACCGCCCACTGGTACAGCTGCTCAAAATAATCAGAGGCATAACGCACCTCACCATCCCACTGAAAGCCCAGCCAGCGCACATCATCTTTAATCGCATCGATGTACTCTTGCTCTTCTTTGGCGGGGTTAGTGTCATCAAAACGCAAATGACACACTCCACCAAACTCTTTGGCTAAACCAAAGTTAAGGCAGATGGATTTGGCGTGACCAATGTGCAAATAGCCATTGGGTTCGGGGGGGAAGCGCGTAACAATGCTACTGTGCTTGCCTGACTGCAAATCAGCTTGAACAATAGGACGAAGAAAGTTCGCGGCGACATTTACGGACGATTCAGACATGCTCATGGGCTCTTTAATACTCATTACTGCCTATTATGGGTAGGCTGGCTCAAATAAAGTGCTTATCATACCCGAACCTGCCACCTCTCTGACAGGTCTATGACTTTTTAGCTTTCTATGGATCAACTCAATGATTAAATTACACACCAATCACGGCGTTATCACTTTAAAACTTTTTGCTGATGAAGCCCCAGAAACAGCAGCCAACTTTATTCAGTACGTTAAAGACGGTCACTACGACAACACTATTTTTCATCGTGTGATCAGCAACTTCATGATTCAAGGCGGCGGTTTTGACACCGACATGCAACAGAAAAGCACCCGCGCGACAATTAAAAACGAAGCCAACAACGGTTTATCCAATAAAAAAGGCACCATTGCCATGGCACGCACTATGGAGCCACACTCAGCTTCAGCGCAGTTTTTCATTAACGTCCAAGACAATGACTTCCTCGATCACACTGCACCCACCACACAAGGCTGGGGCTACACCGTATTTGGTGAAGTGGTTGACGGCATGGATGTGGTTGAAGCGATTAAAGGTGTTGCTACCACCAGCCGTAATGGCCACCAAGATGTGCCACGTGAAGATGTCATTATCGAAAAGGCAGAGATTGTCGAGTGATTCTGCTGATTTCTGATCTGCACTTGCATGAGGAGCGCCCGGACATCACCGGTGCGTTCCTTGCGTTTCTTGAGCAGCACGCCAAGCATGCGCAAGCACTGTATATTCTCGGTGATTTCTTTGAGGTGTGGATTGGTGATGACGCCATGACGCCCTTTCAGCGCTCAATTGCCACCGCCCTTAGCGCAGTAGCCGCTGGTGGGACGCAAATCTATATCATGCATGGTAACCGTGATTTTTTACTGGGCCACGACTTTTGTGAGCTGGCAGATTGTGAACTATTAAAAGACCCGAGCATCGTCAAGCTTGCTGGCAAACCGGTGTTATTGATGCATGGCGACAGCCTGTGCACCAGCGATCGCAGCTACATTCGTTTACGTAGAGTGCTGCGCAACCCGCTGATACTCTTTATCTTACGCAACCTGCCGTTACGCACCCGCCAGCGTTTAGCCGGAGATTTACGACAAAAAAGCAAAACCAGCACCCGCATGAAAGCCATGGACATCACTGATGTGAACCCAGCCGCTGTTGAGCAAGTCATGGCGCACTACCAAGTTTGCACTCTAATTCACGGCCACACGCACCGCCCAGCCGTACATACTTTGGCCGAGGGCAAGCAGCGCATAGTACTTGGCGACTGGGACAGCCAAGGTTGGTTTATTAAAGCTGAGCACAACAGCCTCAAGCTGCAAGCATTGCCTTTCCCTAGCACGCCATAGCTTTTAGCGTGCTGCTTGGCTAGTTTGCGGCTTTGGGTCTACTTGTGGCTTTGGCACACCACTGTGGAACCTAAACTCGGTGTCATCTTCGGTTAAAATGGCTTGACGCTCAATTTCTGCAAAAAACGCCACGCGCTCTGCAATGGGCTTTTTGGCATACAACTCAGCCATGCGCAGGTAGCCCTCGAAATGCCGCGACTCTGACTTGAGCAAAGAGGTATAAAAGCGCCCCAACTCTTCATCTAAATGCGGTGCTAAACGATAAAAACGCTCGCAGGAACGTGCCTCAATAAAAGCCAAGACAATTAAAGTATCAATCAGCTTATCTGGCTCTTGCGCAGCAATATGCTGCTGTAAACGCCGCGCATAATGCGAGGGACTGAGCTGACGGTAGCGCATCCCACGCTTTTTCATTAAAGCAGTCACTTGCTCAAAATGGCGCAACTCTTCCCGAGCCAGACGCGACAGGTACTGCTGCAATTCTTCACGTTCGGCATAACGAAACATAAGACTCAACGCCGTACCTGCTGCCTTCTTTTCACAGTTAGCATGATCGAGCAACAGCTCTTCAGGGTGATCCAGCGCACATTCAATCCAACCTTGCGGGGTTTGGCACTGTAAAAAAGCTTCAACTTCAGGTATTAACATAGACAGGTACTAAATAAGATAATGAATGCGGGCTATTATACGGGGCAACAGCAGAACAACCAGCCTCCTTAATTGTTTGACGGGTATCAATACCCAGCAGCTTGGAAAACTGGCACTCTATCTGGCATTCTACTCAGTACAGTGCTCTATATACTAAAAACGCAGGGAGACACACATGCAAGCTATCCGTAGCATCTTGGTCGTTATGACCCCCAACCAACCAGAAGCGCTAGCACTTAAACGTGCAAAATTAATCGCAGGGGTTACTCACTCACGCCTACACTTACTGGTCTGCGATAAGCGTGATGAACATGGCGAATACTTAGCTAAAATTGCCCAAGAGCTGAAAGAGGATGGCTACGAGGTCACCACCGAGCAAGCTTGGCATGAGTCTTTTCACCAAACTATTATTCAAGCCCAGCAAGCGGAAAGCTGTGGCCTCGTGATCAAGCAGCATTTCCCAGAGAACCCTCTCAAACGCGCCCTACTAACCCCAGATGACTGGAAGTTACTGCGCTACTGCCCTAGCCCTGTACTGATTGCAAAAACCAAACGTCCGTGGACTGAAGGCTCTATTCTGGCCGCAGTGGATGTGGGTAACAGCAGCGCCGAACATAAAGCCCTGCACGCCAGCTTAATCAACAATGCTTTTGAAGTGGCCGCTATTGCCAAAGCAACATTGCATGTATTGACTGCGCACCCGTCGCCAATGCTGTCAGCCTCTGACCCAACCTTCCAGCTGCGTGAAACCATTGAAGCACGCTACCGCGAGCAGTGTGCCAAGTTCATTAAAGAATACGAGCTCACTGACGAGCAGATGCACATTAAAGAAGGCCCAGCGGATGTCTTGATCCCACAGATGGCCAGCGAACTGGATGCAGTGGTTACTGTGATTGGTACAGTGGCGCGCACTGGCTTGTCCGGTGCTTTAATCGGTAACACTGCCGAGGTTGTGCTTGATGCTGTAGAAACTGACGTTCTAGTGCTCAAGCCAGAGTCAGTAATGATTCACTTGGAAACTCCACTCGAGCGCAAATAAGCGCTTCCAATTGAGCCGCTTAACTCCCTGTTCAAGCGGCTCAACTGCTGAGCTAACCCCTAGCACAGCCGAGCAAAAAATAGAATGAAAAACATGCTAGCTCAAGGTCTAAGACGTAAATCTATGCTAGAAACAGCGAATGCCCCTTAACTTTATAACGCTTTTGACTTAGAATAAGCCCGCCATTTTAGGCAACCATGTCCAAAGTCGAGGCTGTTTTCAAAGCGTCAAGGGTTGTATTTCTGAACGCTGCACGTAAATAGCAATGATATTTTTCTAAAAAATCTGCTGATGCGTGCCTGTAATACTTTGAAAACAGCTTCTGGATAAGCGCCCCTTCCTGTTTGGGGGCTAATGATGAGGATAAAATACTGTGCTTGAAGCCTACCGCAAACACGTAGCAGAACGCGCTGAACAGGGCATTGTCCCTCAGCCTCTCGATAGCGAACAAACCGCAGGTTTAGTTGAGCTATTAAAAAACCCACCCGCTGGTGAAGAAGAGTTCCTTCTGGACCTCATCACCAACCGTGTACCAGCAGGTGTTGACGAAGCCGCTTATGTTAAAGCTGGTTTCTTATCAGCCATCGCTAAAGGTGAAGCCACTTCACCACTTATTGATAAAGCGCACGCTGTTAAGTTGTTAGGCACCATGCAAGGTGGCTACAACATTGAAACTTTGGTTGCTCTTTTAGACAACGCTGAATTAGCAGAATTAGCTGCTACCGAACTCAAGCACACCCTGCTGATGTTTGATGCGTTCCACGACGTTGCTGAAAAAGCTAAAGC
Encoded here:
- the nrdB gene encoding class Ia ribonucleoside-diphosphate reductase subunit beta, whose translation is MFMKYSTFSLVDNDQLKEPMFFGQPVNVARYDQQKYPIFEKLIEKQLSFFWRPEEVDVSQDRTDYRNLPDHEKHIFISNLKYQTLLDSIQGRSPNVAFLPIVSIPELETWIETWSFSETIHSRSYTHIIRNIVNDPAVVFDDIMRNQHIIERAGDISKYYDDLIHYSMLYSKCGPGTHTLNGKTYEIDLFELKRKLYLCMMSVNVLEAIRFYVSFACSFAFAERRLMEGNAKIIRLIARDEALHMTGTQHILNIMQDGHDDPQMAEVARSCYEESVEIFRHAAQQEKEWAAYLFKDGSMIGLNQGILNQYIEYITNLRMHAVGLEPIFSNASHNPIPWINAWLVSDNVQVAPQEVEVSSYLVGQINSAVSAEDLGDFEL
- the yfaE gene encoding class I ribonucleotide reductase maintenance protein YfaE, producing MDTRIQVITEDLIFKLDESETLLEGLERTGHQVEYQCRSGYCGACRVTLRSGSVDYINTPLAYLRQDEILPCCCRALEPLVVKVSLKSKFSA
- a CDS encoding Fic/DOC family protein, with amino-acid sequence MKDTPKYDAPASETEYQPKSGNAVLRNTLGITEPTEMNDVESELLLKLYEKIFIQGADIEQLQVDTILSWHNQWLANIYPAWAGKLRSTNISKDGFTFASANQLEKLLTTFSGAFLAEFESLPSMPRQSIVDFLAKSHVEFILIHPFREGNGRISRLLIDVMAEKAGYGVLDYKLWDEHKEFYIRSIQAGVNGDYQYMARLIDDILPVD
- the dusA gene encoding tRNA dihydrouridine(20/20a) synthase DusA encodes the protein MNTVNRRFSVAPMMDWTTPECRYFLRLISKRALLYTEMVTTGAILYGDSARFLRHDQSEHPLALQLGGSNPADLATCTKMAAAAGFDEVNLNVGCPSDRVQNNMIGACLMAHPQLVADCVRQMQDGVDIPVTVKHRIGINGRDSYAQLCDFVGTVRDAGCTSFTVHARIAILEGLSPKENRDIPPLRYDIAAQLKTDFPDLEIILNGGIKTLEQCTEHLQTFDGVMLGREAYHNPWLLRNVDHQLFGDAQREISRTEVLQQLRPYLLQYMEQGGKATHVTRHILGLAQGFPGARRFRQLLSADIYKTDDPIQIFDQAVIGLEGR
- the tal gene encoding transaldolase, whose amino-acid sequence is MTSKLEQLKRYTTVVADTGDLDAISRLQPVDATTNPSLLLKAATFPRYARMMAQIQQEFHGNPEAACEQFAVAVGKEILSHIPGRISTEVDARLSFDEQATYESALRLIDRYELLGIDRQRVLIKIAATWEGIQAARRLEKLNIQTNLTLLFSFAQAAACADAGVYLISPFVGRIYDWYKKSHNRDYTGFEDPGVQSVSRIYRYYKGNNYQTVVMGASFRNLGQIEALAGCDRLTISPELLEQLSNTQGPLERHLHTDNPPVERSFIDEQSFRWAHNEDAMATEKLAEGIRAFAHDQEKLEKLFR
- the rssC gene encoding anti-sigma factor antagonist RssC; protein product: MSDGKIQCAEYGDTFILKCIGEVRLTFCSALNEVIEKILKTHAFKSIVIDLTEVISIDSTTLGLLAKLSILSKRKYGMLPTLASTNPDVSRVLESMGFNQVFNLVHTATPCPECLDDLPEQDQSEELVKARVLEAHRILMSLNQSNRDEFRDLVSALESSSA
- a CDS encoding PP2C family protein-serine/threonine phosphatase; translation: MDSLERQHNSAADSEELLLLQKQQALLLTDQLAGKHLQQQLRPQTPWQAQGLTFEHCVVPALYLTGDSLDYFELPDGRILLYLADVAGSGTAAALISMLLKSIVRSYSFTAGLAEEITPASMLTYLNQRLLTYDSDRHITLICMIINTQENTLQWSAAGHLPSPILYSAGHAEFLAGQGQPVGMFEQVSYVDEQLQLPQAFSLSLFSDGIFDVQPQDSLVGSEAALPALISAAQGEYAQIVQRLGLANCSNMPDDIAMLVLSRNLA
- a CDS encoding PilZ domain-containing protein, with amino-acid sequence MHHYSEKRDFIRMRVETPITLQSNGQIYQGICTDLSSTGMQVELNQPATFSHGQAVHASIVSTHPQLPGLEAEATILRVETLDDGRLALGLKITAIR